A stretch of Mustelus asterias chromosome 24, sMusAst1.hap1.1, whole genome shotgun sequence DNA encodes these proteins:
- the LOC144511430 gene encoding potassium channel subfamily K member 6-like, with the protein MARCGCPWLLLAAFYLCYLLLGAVIVSLIEQPHERRLRAEMRLLKSQLLNSSRSCLAEPELEHFLERVLEADRYGVSILSNASHKINWDFASSFFFASTLITTVGYGHTTPVSDGGKVFSIFFALLGVPLTMLVLSVIVQRLMVVVTSRPISLCQERLGYTEKGVTRFHFLLLLLTALLIFFLIPAAIFSTIESSWSFLDAFYFSFISLTTIGLGDYVPGEQDNQPLRPLYKISITVYLLCGLIMMLLLIQAFHKAARLHGLTQIFDLPLAGEEEEEGEEMVLYPGGPSPSLQSNGLKSSHQLQTHHPETPDYKSILPTINR; encoded by the exons ATGGCGAGgtgtgggtgtccctggctgctgctggctgccttttacCTGTGCTACCTGCTGCTGGGGGCGGTGATAGTGTCTCTGATCGAGCAGCCCCACGAGCGGAGGCTGCGGGCAGAGATGCGGCTCCTCAAGTCCCAGCTTCTCAACAGCAGCCGCTCGTGTTTGGCCGAGCCCGAGCTGGAACACTTCTTGGAGAGAGTGCTGGAAGCGGACAGATACGGAGTCTCAATCCTCAGCAACGCTTCCCACAAGATCAACTGGGATTTTGCATCCTCCTTCTTCTTCGCCAGCACCCTGATCACCACAGTGG GTTACGGCCACACTACTCCCGTCTCTGACGGGGGAAAGGTTTTCTCCATCTTCTTTGCGCTGCTGGGGGTTCCGCTGACAATGTTGGTCCTGTCGGTGATTGTTCAGCGGCTGATGGTGGTTGTGACATCCCGCCCGATCAGCCTGTGCCAGGAGCGGCTGGGCTACACCGAGAAGGGGGTCACGCGGTTCCacttcctgctgctgctgctgacagCTCTGCTCATCTTCTTCCTGATCCCCGCGGCCATCTTCAGCACCATCGAGAGCAGCTGGTCCTTCCTCGATGCCTTTTATTTCTCTTTTATCTCCCTCACCACCATCGGCCTCGGTGACTACGTACCCGGCGAGCAGGATAACCAGCCGCTACGCCCGCTCTACAAGATCTCCATCACCG TTTATCTCCTGTGTGGCCTCATCATGATGCTTCTTCTCATCCAAGCATTCCACAAGGCGGCCAGACTGCACGGCCTCACCCAGATCTTTGACCTGCCGCTGGCtggcgaggaggaggaggagggcgaggAGATGGTCCTGTACCCAGGAGGCCCCAGCCCTTCCCTCCAGAGCAATGGACTTAAATCAAGCCACCAACTGCAGACCCACCATCCCGAGACCCCTGACTACaaatccatcctgcccaccattaaTCGGTGA